The genome window ACCACCGCAAAAGGCGTGCCCGCTTCGTGGAGTGCCGCGATCCGCTCCCGCGCGGCATCGAACACCACATCGTCCTGCACCCCCCAATCGGTCAGCTCGCCCCCCGCCCGTGGCGCGAGGTCATCGAGCCCGATCACCTCGTCAAACCCGTGAGTGAGAAACAGCAGGTCGATCCCGGCAAAGCCCGGGTCCGAATTCACCACGTAGCTCTGTCGATAGCCCTGCGCCGCCAGCAGGTCGCCAAGGCAGGTGGCTCCGGGCAGAAACGCGCCGCCCGTCGGCGGCCGGTTGCGCCGCATCAATCCCTGCGGAAACAGCGGCACCCCGCAGAGCGACGCCGCCAGCCCGCCCGCGCTGTAATCGGTCATGGCGATCTGGTCGATGTTGTCAAAGACCAGCCCGCGCGCCCCCAGCGCCGCCAAGGGCGCATAGGCCACACCGAACTGGGCATCGCCATAGGTCTGCTCGAGGCTCTCGAGATAGACGATCACGAGGTTCATCCGCCGCGCAGGCACGCCCGTGACCTGCGGCGCCCGGTACTCCGCAACGATCTCCTCCGCGCCGAACTGCGCGGATGTCCGGTACACCGCATAGGCCGCGATCGGGTTCACCAGCACCAGCCCCACCGCCGCCGCCAGGCTCACCGATCCGCCCCACCGCCGCGCCGCGATGCACCGCAAGAGTGCATGGGCCGGGATCGCCCAGAGCAGCACACCCGCGCCCGCCATCAGCATCTCGCCGCCGAACGATCCGGTGCCAAGGCCAAGCTGCATATGGGTCAGCGCGGCGGAAATGTTTGCCTCTCCAAAGACTTGCCGCATCGCAAGCGCAGGTGCCAGGGCGGCAAAGGCG of Oceanicola sp. 502str15 contains these proteins:
- a CDS encoding sulfatase-like hydrolase/transferase, which produces MRLRADQVFAGLALLICAVGIARGAATVRADLLWGTAVASLLYGLSLWQGPAAPKGAGRLATTLYWLAFAALAPALAMRQVFGEANISAALTHMQLGLGTGSFGGEMLMAGAGVLLWAIPAHALLRCIAARRWGGSVSLAAAVGLVLVNPIAAYAVYRTSAQFGAEEIVAEYRAPQVTGVPARRMNLVIVYLESLEQTYGDAQFGVAYAPLAALGARGLVFDNIDQIAMTDYSAGGLAASLCGVPLFPQGLMRRNRPPTGGAFLPGATCLGDLLAAQGYRQSYVVNSDPGFAGIDLLFLTHGFDEVIGLDDLAPRAGGELTDWGVQDDVVFDAARERIAALHEAGTPFAVVVETMGPHGPKGYLAPECREPGQGAEAEDMLLAVACTAGLARDFVNSLNDLIAAGDTLVVLLSDHLAHPTVNTYAALEALERRNTMIVLGGDLSPGRVSAPGAMIDVFPTVLELMGFQLAESRAGLGRSLRSAEPTLAARLGVAELNRRLLRENALRARLWRAPVDPPLELARP